Genomic segment of Candidatus Rokuibacteriota bacterium:
ACATCTACGTGAACAGCGAAGCCATCGAAGACCTCCAGGGGCTCGCGACCCCGCTGAAGGACGGCGACGAGGTGACCATCATCCCCGCCCTCGCCGGCGGGTTGTTCGAGCCGAGGGCCGACGGCCCTGCCGCAGGCAGGCCCGTGACGAGGCGAGGCCCGAGTAGATTTTCGAGCCGAGGGGCTGCCGACGAGCCGCAGGCATGGCAGTTCGAGCCGAGGCGCTTCGGCGCCGGCAG
This window contains:
- a CDS encoding MoaD/ThiS family protein, which gives rise to IYVNSEAIEDLQGLATPLKDGDEVTIIPALAGGLFEPRADGPAAGRPVTRRGPSRFSSRGAADEPQAWQFEPRRFGAGSFIAGASDEARPE